In Dehalococcoidia bacterium, the following are encoded in one genomic region:
- a CDS encoding winged helix-turn-helix domain-containing protein has product MYGDGPLVIDSDRHVVTLDGQGVELSPTEFRLLAELARTPGRVRSYQELLHRVWGAEYVGETDFLHVYVSRLRRKLRADLITTERGFGYRFGSR; this is encoded by the coding sequence GTGTACGGCGACGGCCCACTCGTCATCGACTCCGACCGGCACGTCGTCACACTCGACGGGCAGGGCGTCGAGCTTTCGCCGACGGAGTTTCGGTTGCTCGCCGAGCTGGCGAGGACGCCCGGACGGGTCCGCTCGTACCAGGAACTGCTCCATCGCGTGTGGGGTGCAGAGTACGTCGGCGAAACCGACTTCCTGCACGTGTACGTTTCCCGGCTGCGCAGAAAGCTGCGCGCCGACCTGATCACCACCGAACGCGGCTTCGGCTATCGATTCGGCAGCCGTTAG
- a CDS encoding isocitrate/isopropylmalate family dehydrogenase, with product MADVTVTTLNIFNRAGEWSLRAPLLLDQFERLAPDVMLRLSFKLEAEADAVEAAVRRTLGAGLRTPDIAGAGGTLVSTQEMGAAIERAL from the coding sequence ATGGCTGACGTCACCGTCACCACGCTCAACATCTTCAATCGTGCCGGCGAGTGGAGCCTGCGCGCGCCGCTGCTGCTCGATCAGTTCGAGCGCCTGGCGCCCGACGTCATGCTCCGCCTGTCCTTCAAGCTCGAAGCCGAGGCCGACGCCGTCGAAGCAGCCGTCCGCCGCACGCTGGGCGCAGGTCTCCGCACGCCGGACATCGCCGGTGCCGGCGGCACCCTCGTATCGACGCAGGAGATGGGCGCCGCGATCGAGCGGGCGCTGTGA
- a CDS encoding aminoglycoside phosphotransferase family protein, whose product MNDRAECLDICRQHGLELQSFQEGASGASRYIACVRDHTGALFLLKQSMPDRQPAEVAALRAWDATGCAVRIVDELEGGAYLAEWLGGRSLAELAPSEPADFVAIGKMLGTLHDVTPLASLRDIRDRLSTSGWRQLPPELIALGEESAARALADPAPLVMLHGDLVPSNVMLTEAGPKVIDPFPGVGPPAWDIAQLAAASAGRGRRRVIRPLLHGYGSSPPLLSDMYAWMLLFFLERNLIAGRAEFSDNLMPVALELLRTGDPEAFLRSECEAA is encoded by the coding sequence GTGAATGATCGCGCGGAGTGCCTGGACATCTGCCGACAGCACGGCCTCGAGCTCCAGAGCTTCCAGGAGGGCGCGTCGGGTGCTTCACGATACATCGCGTGCGTGCGTGACCACACGGGCGCACTCTTCCTGCTCAAGCAATCGATGCCGGATCGGCAACCCGCGGAGGTCGCGGCGCTCCGCGCCTGGGACGCGACCGGCTGCGCCGTTCGCATCGTCGACGAGCTGGAGGGCGGCGCCTACCTCGCGGAATGGCTGGGCGGCAGGTCGCTCGCCGAACTGGCGCCGTCGGAACCGGCAGACTTCGTGGCGATCGGGAAGATGTTAGGCACGCTGCATGACGTGACGCCGCTCGCGTCGCTTCGCGACATTCGCGATCGGCTGAGCACCTCCGGCTGGAGGCAGTTGCCGCCTGAATTGATCGCGCTCGGCGAGGAGTCGGCCGCGCGCGCGCTCGCCGATCCGGCACCCCTTGTGATGCTGCACGGCGATCTCGTGCCGTCCAACGTCATGTTGACGGAAGCAGGGCCGAAGGTGATCGATCCGTTTCCGGGCGTCGGGCCGCCAGCCTGGGATATCGCGCAACTCGCCGCGGCGTCCGCGGGGCGGGGGCGCCGGCGCGTGATCCGCCCTCTCCTCCACGGATACGGATCGTCCCCGCCGCTTCTGTCCGATATGTACGCCTGGATGCTGCTGTTCTTCCTCGAGCGCAACCTCATTGCCGGCCGCGCGGAGTTCAGCGACAACCTCATGCCGGTCGCGCTCGAACTGCTGCGCACCGGCGATCCGGAGGCGTTCTTGCGCAGCGAGTGCGAAGCGGCCTGA
- the leuB gene encoding 3-isopropylmalate dehydrogenase, with translation MHFKIALLKGDGIGPEIADEALRVLQAVGGRFGHEFEFIETYAGGEAWERFGEHLPASSVEACRNADAILKGPFGGPTSELDHPKWKGVETTAILGLRREFDLFMNLRPVVVYPEIVSLSPLRPEIVEGVDMMIVRELTSGIYFGERGEREVDGQRQVWDTESYTEGEIARITHVAFTVARGRRKHVTLVAKSNVLSSSVLWRNVFDKIAPEYPDVTTDYLHVDNAAMQIVLSPRQFDVLLTNNIFGDILSDEASVLAGSLGMMGSASLNARGFGMYEPIHGSAPDIAGAGKANPVAMILSAAMMLRLSFKLEAEADAVEAAVRRTLGAGLRTPDIAGAGGTLVSTQEMGAAIERALARDS, from the coding sequence ATGCACTTCAAGATCGCGCTGCTCAAGGGCGATGGCATCGGCCCGGAGATCGCCGACGAGGCGTTGCGGGTGCTCCAGGCCGTCGGTGGGCGCTTCGGGCACGAGTTCGAGTTCATCGAGACGTACGCCGGCGGCGAAGCGTGGGAGCGCTTCGGAGAGCACCTGCCGGCGTCCAGCGTCGAAGCGTGCCGCAACGCCGACGCGATCCTCAAAGGGCCCTTCGGCGGCCCGACGAGCGAACTGGATCACCCGAAATGGAAGGGCGTGGAGACGACGGCGATCCTCGGGCTGCGGCGCGAGTTCGACCTGTTCATGAACCTGCGTCCTGTCGTCGTCTATCCGGAGATCGTGTCGCTGTCGCCGCTGCGCCCGGAGATCGTCGAGGGCGTCGACATGATGATCGTGCGCGAACTGACGAGCGGCATCTACTTCGGCGAACGCGGCGAACGCGAGGTCGATGGCCAGCGCCAGGTCTGGGACACGGAGTCCTACACGGAAGGGGAGATTGCGCGCATCACGCATGTCGCGTTTACGGTCGCGCGCGGGCGTCGCAAGCACGTCACGCTCGTCGCGAAGTCCAACGTGCTGAGCAGCAGCGTGCTGTGGCGCAACGTCTTCGACAAGATCGCGCCCGAGTACCCTGACGTCACGACGGACTACCTCCACGTGGACAACGCGGCCATGCAGATCGTGCTCAGCCCGCGCCAGTTCGACGTGCTGCTCACCAACAACATCTTCGGCGACATCCTCAGTGACGAAGCGAGCGTGCTCGCGGGTTCGTTGGGGATGATGGGCTCGGCGAGCCTCAACGCGCGCGGCTTCGGCATGTACGAGCCGATCCACGGCTCGGCGCCGGACATCGCCGGCGCCGGCAAGGCGAACCCGGTCGCGATGATCCTCAGCGCAGCGATGATGCTCCGCCTGTCCTTCAAGCTCGAGGCCGAGGCCGACGCCGTCGAAGCAGCCGTCCGCCGCACGCTGGGCGCAGGTCTCCGCACGCCGGACATCGCCGGTGCCGGCGGCACCCTCGTATCGACGCAGGAGATGGGCGCCGCGATCGAGCGGGCGCTCGCGCGCGATTCCTGA
- a CDS encoding amino acid racemase: protein MKTIGVLGGIGPQATMDFERRVHEVSQRLLPRSGNTGYPRMVVYYHRGPPFLFDDDGAPIEPFRANPDFLDAARRLAGWVDFLVIGANAAHRVQRELEETTGLPVLSMIDVVMAEVERRAWRRAGVLAYLDASVYAAPLDERGIEWASVAPDMQAQLDELILEYQAGNVTPESHAVVAEALRSVRARNVDGTILGCTELPLMLGRDAEAPDLINPLALLAEAAVRHAVAP from the coding sequence TTGAAGACAATCGGCGTCCTCGGCGGCATCGGCCCGCAGGCGACGATGGACTTCGAGCGCCGCGTCCACGAGGTCTCGCAGCGCTTGCTCCCGCGCTCCGGGAACACCGGCTACCCCCGCATGGTGGTGTACTACCATCGCGGCCCGCCGTTCCTGTTCGATGACGATGGCGCGCCCATCGAGCCGTTTCGCGCCAACCCGGACTTCCTGGACGCCGCCCGGCGGCTGGCCGGCTGGGTCGACTTCCTCGTCATCGGCGCGAACGCCGCGCATCGCGTGCAACGCGAACTCGAGGAGACGACGGGGCTGCCGGTGCTGAGCATGATCGACGTCGTGATGGCGGAAGTGGAGCGACGTGCATGGCGGCGCGCCGGCGTCCTCGCGTACCTCGACGCCAGCGTCTACGCCGCACCGCTGGACGAGCGCGGCATCGAGTGGGCGTCGGTTGCGCCGGACATGCAGGCGCAACTCGACGAACTGATCCTGGAGTACCAGGCGGGCAACGTCACGCCGGAGTCACACGCCGTCGTCGCCGAAGCGCTGCGCAGCGTGCGGGCGCGCAATGTCGATGGCACGATCCTGGGCTGCACGGAACTGCCGCTCATGCTCGGCCGCGACGCCGAGGCGCCCGACCTGATCAACCCGCTGGCGCTGCTCGCCGAAGCCGCCGTGCGGCACGCCGTCGCGCCCTGA
- a CDS encoding CehA/McbA family metallohydrolase, translating to MTVEQEAPPQHPNGPRTFVTMIRDNAPMPQQVLDHLLRLESGRHPTLTEIRAALGLDLDISDWARVARDAWPERGQIPDDEDLARVIDAMYGSMRATRMVRVAIGESGPVATREHEPIRIREDEELILLAFASNDTAAGVEFSAEAHGEGIGGFVEPGRTGSGLLNAGRMHRGSYLLPLLVTAGGRATTIDLPIECAPSGMLRVRLLDGATGEAIAARVYITDAIGEPAPPDAHLRRDRNESAWFHADGAFEARVSGRARVLIVRGIEYMPYEEIIDVPAAGERALDVRLERWVDSKGDGWRSADVHVHLHYGGELLLTPEDASLAQRAEDVHFMNMMVANQGTGWVHDEPYFEGQASPLSTPDYMLRWGEEYRNNLYGHMCMYGIDELVPPIYSGFPLSEHYHDLPANAGAADHCHRAGGTLSYAHPMFDTIALDRVFADEHTYSVEAKELPVDAALGKIDAVDVMSYPGNELQTSELWYRLLNCGLRLAATAGTDTFMNTVDQGDFSNPPAGDRVYALIDGDFTVESWCEAVRAGRTFVTNGPMLSLEVNGNIPGDDVAATAGASIGVVVEAGSYVPIERLELIVNGEVVAAAMAEEAGQRAILAHEFKPAASCWVAARAIGPAHRLALDTHVFAHTSPVYVSVDDQPVRDAESAEYFVDWIERLIALAARRAKYPDEASRDRVAALFREGQSYYRAQLA from the coding sequence ATGACTGTTGAGCAGGAAGCCCCGCCGCAGCACCCAAACGGCCCCCGCACGTTCGTGACGATGATCCGCGATAACGCCCCGATGCCGCAGCAGGTGCTCGACCACCTGCTGAGGCTGGAAAGCGGTCGCCACCCGACGCTCACCGAGATCCGGGCTGCGCTTGGACTCGACCTGGACATCAGCGACTGGGCACGCGTTGCGCGAGACGCCTGGCCCGAGCGCGGCCAGATCCCCGACGACGAAGACCTCGCCCGCGTCATCGATGCGATGTACGGGTCGATGCGCGCCACGCGCATGGTGCGCGTCGCTATCGGCGAAAGCGGGCCTGTCGCTACCCGCGAGCACGAGCCGATCCGCATCCGCGAGGACGAAGAGCTCATCCTGCTGGCCTTCGCGTCGAACGATACGGCGGCGGGCGTCGAGTTCTCGGCCGAGGCGCACGGCGAGGGCATCGGCGGATTCGTCGAGCCGGGCCGAACGGGCTCAGGCCTCCTGAACGCGGGACGCATGCACCGCGGCTCGTACTTGCTGCCGCTGCTCGTTACCGCAGGCGGACGCGCGACGACGATCGACCTTCCGATTGAATGCGCGCCATCCGGCATGCTGCGCGTGCGCCTGCTCGATGGCGCGACGGGCGAAGCGATCGCCGCCCGTGTCTACATCACCGACGCCATCGGTGAGCCGGCGCCGCCGGACGCGCATCTGCGCCGCGACCGCAACGAGAGCGCGTGGTTTCACGCCGACGGCGCCTTCGAGGCGCGCGTCAGCGGCCGGGCGCGCGTGCTCATCGTGCGCGGCATCGAGTACATGCCGTACGAGGAGATCATCGATGTGCCGGCGGCTGGTGAGCGCGCGCTCGACGTGCGGCTCGAACGCTGGGTCGACTCGAAGGGCGACGGCTGGCGCAGCGCCGATGTGCACGTCCACCTGCACTACGGCGGCGAACTGCTGCTGACGCCCGAGGACGCATCCCTGGCGCAGCGCGCCGAAGACGTGCACTTCATGAACATGATGGTCGCCAACCAGGGCACAGGCTGGGTGCACGACGAGCCGTACTTTGAAGGCCAGGCGAGTCCGCTGAGCACGCCCGACTACATGCTCCGTTGGGGCGAGGAGTATCGCAACAACCTGTACGGGCACATGTGCATGTACGGCATCGATGAACTCGTGCCGCCCATCTACAGCGGCTTCCCGCTCAGCGAGCACTACCACGACCTGCCGGCGAACGCCGGCGCCGCCGATCACTGTCACCGCGCCGGCGGCACGTTGAGCTATGCGCACCCGATGTTCGACACGATCGCGCTGGATCGCGTGTTCGCCGATGAGCACACCTACAGCGTCGAGGCGAAGGAACTTCCGGTCGACGCCGCGCTCGGCAAGATCGATGCTGTCGATGTGATGTCGTACCCCGGCAACGAACTGCAAACGAGCGAGCTGTGGTATCGGCTGCTGAACTGCGGCCTCCGGCTCGCCGCGACGGCTGGCACGGACACGTTCATGAACACCGTTGACCAGGGCGACTTCAGCAATCCGCCGGCGGGCGACCGCGTCTACGCGCTCATCGATGGCGATTTCACCGTCGAGTCGTGGTGCGAGGCGGTCCGCGCTGGTCGCACGTTCGTCACGAACGGGCCCATGCTCTCGCTTGAAGTCAACGGCAACATCCCCGGCGACGACGTCGCCGCGACCGCGGGCGCATCGATCGGCGTCGTGGTCGAAGCGGGATCGTACGTGCCCATAGAGCGCCTTGAATTGATCGTCAACGGCGAAGTCGTCGCCGCGGCGATGGCGGAGGAGGCGGGACAGCGCGCGATCCTGGCGCATGAATTCAAGCCCGCCGCATCGTGCTGGGTCGCCGCGCGCGCGATCGGCCCCGCGCACCGCCTCGCGCTCGATACGCATGTCTTCGCGCACACGAGCCCGGTCTACGTGAGCGTCGATGATCAGCCGGTCCGCGATGCGGAGTCCGCCGAGTACTTCGTCGACTGGATCGAACGGCTGATCGCCCTTGCGGCGCGGCGCGCAAAATATCCCGACGAAGCATCGCGCGACCGCGTGGCGGCGCTCTTTCGCGAAGGGCAGTCGTACTACAGGGCGCAGCTCGCTTGA
- the folE gene encoding GTP cyclohydrolase I FolE — protein MALERLPDSLKPVPAEVDLERIERAFREIIEAIGENPDREGMRRTPNRVARMYVELFEGLRVDPKSHVDVGFEVGHEEMVILKDIPFYSVCEHHFMPFHGIAAVGYIPDGRVVGLSKLARLVDGYARRPQIQERLTGQIADSLMETLEPDGVAVVIEAEHLCMTQRGVKKPGSRMVTSATRGLFRKNEVTRAEFLSLVRGT, from the coding sequence ATGGCTCTCGAACGCTTGCCCGACTCCCTGAAGCCAGTCCCGGCCGAAGTGGACCTCGAACGGATCGAGCGGGCCTTTCGCGAGATCATCGAAGCGATCGGCGAAAACCCCGATCGGGAGGGCATGCGTCGCACGCCGAACCGCGTCGCGCGGATGTACGTCGAGCTGTTCGAGGGGCTTCGAGTTGACCCGAAGAGCCACGTGGACGTCGGGTTCGAGGTGGGGCATGAGGAGATGGTGATCCTGAAGGACATCCCCTTCTACAGCGTCTGCGAGCACCACTTTATGCCGTTCCATGGCATCGCCGCCGTCGGCTACATTCCCGATGGGCGGGTGGTCGGCCTGAGCAAGCTCGCGCGGCTGGTCGATGGCTACGCTCGCCGCCCGCAGATCCAGGAGCGGCTCACCGGCCAGATCGCCGATTCGCTCATGGAGACGCTTGAGCCGGACGGCGTCGCCGTCGTCATCGAGGCGGAGCACCTGTGCATGACGCAGCGGGGGGTGAAGAAGCCGGGCAGCCGGATGGTGACCTCCGCGACGCGCGGCCTGTTTCGCAAGAACGAGGTCACGCGCGCCGAATTCCTGTCGTTGGTGCGCGGAACGTGA
- a CDS encoding GNAT family N-acetyltransferase translates to MTVTQLAVNDEPFDAVAGEWSELVAQCRNAIPFATPQWQRVWLRHFQGDRKLRVLSVREGERLIGVAPLLVDGDLAEFVGHYSICDYMDAIVAPGYEREFYARVLEHLARDGVTSLDLRGVREWSSTLECVCNCAEGIGYGVQRELEALSPSVELAGDWDAYLGQLSKKDRHELRRKLRRLMSAGGVELQVVTAPDEALEQLETLFRLMRISSHHKEEFLDRPGMMAFFRDMTRTMAEAGMLRLYFLTFDGQPVASVLNFDVGGVLYMYNSGYDPEYAHYAVGLMSKALLVRDAIENGRSCVDFLRGDESYKYDLGGKDQQVYRLVLTR, encoded by the coding sequence GTGACTGTGACCCAGCTCGCCGTCAACGACGAGCCCTTCGACGCGGTCGCCGGCGAATGGTCTGAACTCGTCGCCCAGTGCCGGAATGCCATTCCCTTCGCGACGCCACAGTGGCAGCGCGTCTGGCTGCGTCACTTCCAGGGCGACCGCAAGCTGCGTGTGCTGAGCGTCCGCGAGGGCGAGCGCCTGATCGGCGTGGCGCCCCTGCTGGTCGATGGGGACCTCGCAGAGTTCGTCGGGCACTACTCGATTTGCGACTACATGGATGCCATCGTCGCGCCGGGCTACGAGCGCGAGTTTTACGCGCGGGTGCTCGAGCATCTCGCGCGCGATGGCGTGACGTCGCTGGACCTCCGCGGCGTGCGCGAATGGTCGAGCACGCTCGAATGCGTGTGCAATTGCGCCGAAGGCATCGGTTACGGCGTCCAGCGCGAGCTGGAAGCGCTCTCGCCGAGTGTCGAGCTTGCGGGGGACTGGGACGCGTATCTCGGCCAGCTCTCGAAGAAGGACCGGCACGAACTGCGGCGCAAACTACGGCGTTTGATGTCGGCAGGGGGCGTCGAGTTACAGGTCGTGACGGCGCCAGACGAAGCTTTGGAACAACTCGAGACGTTGTTCCGGCTGATGCGGATCAGCTCGCACCACAAAGAGGAGTTCCTCGACCGCCCGGGGATGATGGCGTTCTTCCGCGACATGACCCGCACCATGGCGGAGGCCGGCATGCTCCGGCTCTATTTCCTGACCTTCGACGGCCAACCGGTGGCATCCGTACTGAACTTCGATGTCGGGGGCGTGCTGTACATGTACAATAGCGGCTACGACCCCGAATACGCGCACTACGCCGTCGGTCTGATGTCGAAGGCCCTGCTCGTGAGGGACGCGATCGAGAACGGCCGCTCGTGCGTGGATTTCCTCCGCGGCGACGAGAGTTACAAGTACGACCTCGGAGGGAAGGACCAGCAGGTCTACAGGCTGGTACTAACCAGATGA
- a CDS encoding glycosyltransferase produces the protein MTSLYERGALHGRRIAVISAHTSPLAALGGRETGGMNVYVRELSRELGARGYEVDVFTRRTSAADPEVQPFGPNARVINVDAGPTDTIDKLRIADYLDEFELNVLAFAAREGAVYDLVHSHYWMSGKVALALCERWSVPHVAMFHTLGEVKMRARLSEHEPAARMEAETAVAAAADCIVVASRHELHLLTTLYRADESRIAVVPCGVDLERFYPMDKEQARRALELKDGDRIILFVGRIEPLKGIDILISAAAQLHEDENFRVLIVGGDGRAEAELAQLRALAERLDIDHHISFVGAVPHEDLPMYYNAADVCVVPSYYESFGLVAVEAMACGVPVVASRVGGLTSTISDGETGYLIPWRCPEPFAERLELLLDNDELRQSFGRAGREAVERYRWANVADAVAALYEELLLIYASYPSGDAEAGAAY, from the coding sequence ATGACGAGTCTTTACGAGCGGGGAGCACTGCACGGGCGGCGCATCGCCGTGATCAGCGCGCACACGTCGCCGCTGGCGGCGCTCGGCGGCCGCGAGACGGGCGGCATGAACGTCTACGTGCGCGAGCTGAGCCGCGAGCTGGGCGCACGCGGATACGAAGTCGACGTGTTCACGCGTCGCACATCTGCCGCGGATCCGGAAGTGCAGCCCTTCGGGCCGAACGCGCGCGTCATCAACGTCGATGCCGGCCCCACGGATACGATCGACAAGCTGCGCATCGCCGACTACCTCGATGAGTTCGAGCTCAACGTGCTGGCGTTTGCGGCGCGAGAAGGCGCTGTCTACGACCTCGTGCACAGCCACTACTGGATGTCCGGCAAGGTGGCGCTCGCGCTCTGTGAGCGTTGGAGCGTGCCGCACGTCGCGATGTTCCACACGCTCGGAGAAGTGAAGATGCGGGCGCGCCTCAGCGAGCACGAACCGGCGGCGCGCATGGAAGCGGAGACGGCAGTGGCGGCGGCTGCGGACTGCATCGTCGTTGCGAGCCGCCACGAATTGCACCTGCTGACGACGCTCTACCGGGCCGACGAATCGCGGATAGCCGTCGTACCGTGCGGCGTCGACCTGGAGCGCTTCTACCCGATGGACAAGGAACAGGCGCGGCGCGCGCTCGAACTGAAGGACGGCGACCGCATCATCCTCTTCGTCGGGCGGATCGAGCCGCTGAAGGGCATCGACATCCTGATCAGCGCGGCGGCGCAACTGCACGAAGACGAGAACTTCCGCGTGCTGATCGTCGGCGGTGACGGCCGCGCCGAGGCCGAGCTTGCGCAGTTACGCGCGCTGGCGGAGCGCCTCGACATCGACCATCACATCTCGTTTGTCGGCGCCGTACCGCACGAAGACTTGCCGATGTACTACAACGCCGCGGACGTCTGCGTCGTGCCGTCGTACTACGAGAGCTTCGGGCTGGTGGCGGTCGAAGCGATGGCGTGCGGCGTGCCGGTCGTGGCGTCACGCGTCGGCGGGCTGACGAGCACGATCAGCGACGGCGAGACCGGCTACCTGATCCCGTGGCGGTGCCCGGAGCCCTTCGCGGAGCGTTTGGAGCTGCTGCTCGACAACGACGAATTGCGCCAGTCGTTCGGCCGCGCCGGCCGCGAGGCGGTCGAGCGCTACCGCTGGGCGAACGTCGCAGACGCCGTCGCTGCGCTGTACGAGGAGTTGCTGTTGATCTACGCGAGTTATCCGTCGGGCGACGCAGAGGCCGGCGCCGCATACTAA
- a CDS encoding VOC family protein: MTEAAPTRPSLRLATVNIDCADARAMADFYRRLLGWEVTFDDGNFLLMRDPAGGTGLSFQEIPDYRPPAWPEQPDGQDKMLHLEIKVDDLQAALTHALASGARLAGYQGREDVRVMLDPAGHPFCLFLV, translated from the coding sequence GTGACCGAAGCTGCTCCCACCCGGCCGTCACTTCGACTGGCGACCGTCAACATCGACTGCGCCGACGCGCGGGCGATGGCGGACTTCTACCGCAGGCTGCTGGGATGGGAAGTCACGTTTGATGACGGCAACTTCCTCCTGATGCGGGACCCGGCCGGGGGCACGGGCCTGTCCTTCCAGGAAATACCGGACTACCGGCCGCCCGCCTGGCCGGAGCAGCCCGACGGGCAGGACAAGATGCTCCACCTGGAGATCAAGGTGGATGACCTGCAGGCTGCTCTCACGCACGCTCTCGCCTCAGGAGCGCGGCTGGCCGGCTACCAGGGACGAGAAGACGTCCGAGTCATGCTCGATCCTGCCGGCCATCCGTTCTGCCTGTTCCTCGTCTGA
- the erpA gene encoding iron-sulfur cluster insertion protein ErpA, protein MVQEIETVVTITDKAAEKAKALLADRGVEDAALRVFVVGGGCSGYQYGMAIAQGKEEDDIVIEHSGVTVLVDPESAPLMRGAEIDYVDDIMKSGFTIFNPNAVKGCACGSSFQTEDGGGQAKSCC, encoded by the coding sequence ATGGTCCAGGAAATCGAAACTGTCGTGACGATCACCGACAAGGCTGCCGAGAAGGCGAAGGCGCTGCTTGCGGACCGCGGCGTCGAAGACGCCGCGTTGCGCGTGTTCGTCGTAGGCGGCGGCTGTTCCGGCTACCAGTACGGCATGGCGATCGCGCAGGGTAAGGAAGAAGACGACATCGTCATCGAGCACAGCGGCGTTACCGTGCTGGTCGACCCCGAGAGCGCGCCCTTGATGCGCGGCGCCGAGATCGACTACGTGGACGACATCATGAAGTCGGGTTTCACGATCTTCAACCCGAACGCGGTCAAGGGCTGCGCCTGCGGTTCGAGCTTCCAGACCGAAGACGGCGGCGGCCAGGCCAAGAGCTGCTGCTAA
- a CDS encoding nitroreductase family deazaflavin-dependent oxidoreductase has product MTLEGQYAPSTLKFAADQVEIYERTGGAEGNTLQGVPVIILTTRGRKSGFVRKSALMRVEHDGAYACVASLGGAPRSPKWYDNAIAHPDVLLQDGATVYEMRAREVTGDEKAAWWARAVAVWPAYDEYQAKTERIIPVLVLERR; this is encoded by the coding sequence ATGACACTCGAAGGACAGTACGCACCGAGCACGCTGAAGTTCGCCGCCGACCAGGTCGAAATCTACGAGCGCACAGGTGGCGCCGAGGGCAACACGCTCCAGGGCGTGCCCGTCATCATCCTCACGACGCGCGGGCGCAAGAGCGGATTCGTCCGCAAGTCGGCGCTGATGCGCGTCGAGCACGACGGGGCGTACGCCTGCGTCGCATCGTTGGGCGGCGCGCCACGCAGCCCGAAGTGGTACGACAACGCGATCGCCCATCCCGACGTCCTGCTGCAGGACGGCGCAACCGTCTATGAGATGCGCGCACGCGAAGTCACCGGCGATGAGAAGGCGGCATGGTGGGCGCGAGCCGTAGCCGTCTGGCCGGCGTACGACGAGTACCAGGCGAAGACCGAGCGCATCATCCCCGTGCTCGTGCTGGAGCGGAGATAG
- a CDS encoding methyltransferase domain-containing protein: MTDRQHAQQRITACWNMASASYDATPGHGIMSSAERDAWLAMLRDVLPPPPCDVLDVGTGTGFLAFHARQLGHRVRGIDLSVQMLAIRGVRRRTSQMRRRSRSETRPRRRFRPRRSMPSSIAICCGR, encoded by the coding sequence ATGACCGATCGCCAGCACGCCCAGCAGCGCATCACCGCGTGCTGGAACATGGCTTCGGCGTCGTACGATGCCACGCCCGGGCACGGCATCATGAGCTCAGCCGAGCGCGACGCATGGCTCGCGATGCTCCGCGACGTGCTCCCGCCGCCGCCCTGCGACGTGCTCGACGTCGGTACCGGCACCGGCTTTCTTGCGTTCCACGCGCGCCAGTTGGGGCATCGCGTCCGCGGCATCGACCTGTCGGTACAGATGCTCGCTATCCGAGGCGTGCGGCGCAGGACGTCGCAGATGCGCCGGCGTTCGCGCTCGGAGACGCGGCCGCGCCGTCGTTTCCGCCCGCGTCGTTCGATGCCGTCGTCAATCGCCATCTGCTGTGGACGCTGA